The genomic interval GCCCCGATTACCTGCCCGTTCGACCGGGCGACGGCCGACTGTAACCGCTCCCGGCGCCTGTCGAGGGTCGGATTCTCACCGGGCGGCCGGGTCTCGTTGGCCGCCGCGAGCGTCTTCGCCGCCGCCGCGAGGCCGGCTCTCTCTTTGCGCCTGTTCAGGCCGTCCAACACTGCTGTGACCGCGTTGCCGTATGGGACGCTGAACACGTTGACGTTGCGAGCGACGAGCGGATGCTCGGTCCCGTTGAGGGCGGGCACCCGCGACTTGCCGACCGAGGCCAGCGTCAGATACTGCGGCTGGGCCTCCACCCGTGTCCGGACGGGGCCGGCCGGCCCGCTCGGAACCGGGCGCGTCCGCGGAACCCTCGTCTCGCGTGCGGTCAGCCCCCGTCTGAGCGCGGCCAGCGACCCGCCGGTCAGCGACCCGAGCCGGTCGTTCACGCCGGACTTGACCTTCGAGTGGCTCTGAGCGTGTTTGTCCAACCGTCGTTCGACGGCGTCGAGGAACGCCACGCGGGCCGCGACCCGGGCCCTGTCGGCGGCACTGTCGTAGGTCTCCGGCGCGTCGACCAGCTGCGCGCGGCGCTGTCTGAGCTTCCCTCGGAGCCGTTTCGCCGGGTTCGTCTGAAACGACCCGACTGCGCCGCGGTCGGTCGTCACGGCGATGTCCCGGACCCGTTCGCGGAGCGCTCGCAGGTCCGTGGCTATCCAGACGTGTATCGAGTCCGGCCGCGCTCCCGTGATGCTCGCGGGCTCTCGCTCGAACCGTTCGAGTGCGATCTGTTTCGTGGTGTGCTCGTGGCCCCCCGGGAGTAGTTCCGATTCGGCCGTCGGCTCGACGTCGGCCAGGTTCTCGCCGTCAAGCGGGCTCCCGCTGCGGTCGTGGGCCGTCCGGATGCCGCGAACGGGCGCCAGCGATTCGTTGCGATGGTCGCCGACGAGCGCGACGCGCACGCGGACCCGCTCTGTCTGCTCCGTGCGAGTCCGTCTGTTCGCGTTCCCTCGCTTCCACCGGGCGACCCGAATACGGGTAATTTCGACCGTGTGTCCGAACCGCTCGAACGCGTGCCAGCCGTCGGGAACGGTCGCCCCGCCAGCGTCGGTGCCGACGACCCGCGCGCTCGAACTCTCCTCCTCGTCGATAAACTGCCACTCGGGACCCGGCGGGTCGGGCCGGTCGGGCCGGCCGCCGCCGAGTTGCTCGCGCTCGGTGACGACTTTCGCCTCGACGGTGTAGGCGTCTCTGGCGGTGGCGTTGAGGGCGTCCGGCATCCCGACGCCGCGGAACGCGTCGTCGGCCGTCCCGTTGATACCGATTCGCGTCGGGTCGTCCGGCTGTGGCGCGCTGGCACCCCCGGTGGAGATGTTCTGACTTGCCGGCCGGTAGTCGGTCTTTCGCAGTATCCGGTCGGCGAGCGGCCCGTTGCTCGTGGTGGCCACCACGTCCCTGACGCCGACGGCGGCCGTCGCCTCGGTCAGCGCCTGACGCCCCTCGGGGTCACTGCGGCCGAAGACGGCGCGCTGGACGCCCAGGAGGGCGCCGTTGGTCGCCAGACTCACGTGCCTGTTCGCGACGACGTTCCCGACCGGACCGCCGCCGAACTGGGCGTACCCGCGCGCCCACGCGATGGGGTACAGCCGGGCCGTCAGCCGCCGGCTCAACCCCGGCCGGGCGAGCCCGTTCGTCAGTCGGGTCTCGTAGGTCTCCGTCCGGTCGTGGGCGTACAACACCGGCGTCGGGACGACGACCGTCGGGGAGACGGTCCGCCGATTGACCACCGCCCCACCCCGACGCGTGGTCAGGGTGATGTTCGACACCGTCACGCGGAGGGCGGTACCGTTCTCGCCGGCGCGTTCGACCGTCACGCGGTCGATAGCCCGCTCGTACTCCGCCGTCGAATCGACGGCCGGGAGCGACGCCGTCGTCTCGACCCCGTCGCTGCGGGCCGAGAGCCGGTCGAGGTTCGCGCGGGCCCGCAGGTACACCCGCAGCCGGAGGCTGTCACGGAACGGCTCGTCGTCGCTCAGTGCCCGGCCCACCGGCGTGTCCGCGGGCTCGACGACGGGTGCGGCGGCGGCCCGGCGACCGGCCGTCGCGACGCCGTCCCGGACGGCGGTCTGGCTGGCCGCAGTCACCTCCGTTAGCGTGCGCTCGACCGCCGTCTCACTCGGTGCCGGCTCGGTCGACAGCGTCGGGGCGAGCGCCAGACTGGCGACCAGCAGCAGGACGCCGACCACCGCGAAGGGTACCCGGCCGCGCCGGTCCGTGGCCAGCGGGAGTCCCGGTCGGCTCACGGGGACCACGTCCTGACGGTGACTGTGACGTTGCCGGTCCGGACCGCGCTCGCCGCGGCCGCCGGGGAGTCGAACCGGGTACGCATGTCCCGCTCGAACCGGGTCGCGAGTGCCGCCCGGAGCTTCGCGTTCAGCTCGCTCGCCGAGCTGGAGTCGGCCGACAGCCGCCCGGCGTCGGTGAGCCGCCCCATCCGGCGGTAGCGCCTCGTCATCAGTCGGTCACCGGGGTAGTCGCCGTCGAGGGCGAGCTGGGCCCTCCGCGGCGGAAAGAGTCCCTCGACGACGGCGCCGGCCACCAGCGACGCGACGCCGTCGTACCCCGAGACTGGCGCCGCCGGCCGGGCCGCTCCGCGCACCGACGGCGCCGGACTCGGCACCGTCACCGTCGCCGCGTCGACGGCCGCCGAGGGCGGCGGTCGCGGGCCGACTCGCATCGCGGCGTCGACGGGCGCGCCGCGGTAGGGCTCCCAGCGGGCCCGGACCGCGGTCCGCTGCCCGCGTTCCCGGAGGCGTCCGCGCGTGGTCGTCGCGACCGCCCGCTCGAATCCGACGCCGGCCGTCGAGAGA from Halomicroarcula saliterrae carries:
- a CDS encoding DUF7286 family protein, whose product is MSRPGLPLATDRRGRVPFAVVGVLLLVASLALAPTLSTEPAPSETAVERTLTEVTAASQTAVRDGVATAGRRAAAAPVVEPADTPVGRALSDDEPFRDSLRLRVYLRARANLDRLSARSDGVETTASLPAVDSTAEYERAIDRVTVERAGENGTALRVTVSNITLTTRRGGAVVNRRTVSPTVVVPTPVLYAHDRTETYETRLTNGLARPGLSRRLTARLYPIAWARGYAQFGGGPVGNVVANRHVSLATNGALLGVQRAVFGRSDPEGRQALTEATAAVGVRDVVATTSNGPLADRILRKTDYRPASQNISTGGASAPQPDDPTRIGINGTADDAFRGVGMPDALNATARDAYTVEAKVVTEREQLGGGRPDRPDPPGPEWQFIDEEESSSARVVGTDAGGATVPDGWHAFERFGHTVEITRIRVARWKRGNANRRTRTEQTERVRVRVALVGDHRNESLAPVRGIRTAHDRSGSPLDGENLADVEPTAESELLPGGHEHTTKQIALERFEREPASITGARPDSIHVWIATDLRALRERVRDIAVTTDRGAVGSFQTNPAKRLRGKLRQRRAQLVDAPETYDSAADRARVAARVAFLDAVERRLDKHAQSHSKVKSGVNDRLGSLTGGSLAALRRGLTARETRVPRTRPVPSGPAGPVRTRVEAQPQYLTLASVGKSRVPALNGTEHPLVARNVNVFSVPYGNAVTAVLDGLNRRKERAGLAAAAKTLAAANETRPPGENPTLDRRRERLQSAVARSNGQVIGALRHRVSAELDADGAVSERLVGDAMARWGTTAARGVALANDSAAERIAALAQRRRNLSTLEADWLRLRLVRTATTTLDTARVRPPSDVVNRTANAVRTVARNELQTALADRAGRKVETLAEKRLGTRILPSGLPLAPPAPWYATTNIWWVTVEGEYARFAVTANHGPPGRPGATVTYAREDEAVTLDADGDGTAERLGANTRLSVRADTGVVIVVPPKPRGVGDKDGNSVESSAGWPGDG
- a CDS encoding DUF7284 family protein; translation: MSRATSTVVDGTAFLLLVGAAITVVVNGAAVETATTENPAADRAELLATSTASVEYELAPPGDPPPWTTNATASHRRTAHGTVAELLGEAAMSRTSVGGKRLSTAGVGFERAVATTTRGRLRERGQRTAVRARWEPYRGAPVDAAMRVGPRPPPSAAVDAATVTVPSPAPSVRGAARPAAPVSGYDGVASLVAGAVVEGLFPPRRAQLALDGDYPGDRLMTRRYRRMGRLTDAGRLSADSSSASELNAKLRAALATRFERDMRTRFDSPAAAASAVRTGNVTVTVRTWSP